The sequence GCTTTTTATTGCTGAATTCATTTCTGTTTGGCTTTTTATATTTTTTAAACCTAACTCTAGCGTAGGTGATATTATATATTTTATTAGCAATACTTGATAACCGGCAATAATAGCTGCGTGGTTATTACCTGTTATTTGCCAAGTTACTTGTGTACTCGTTTTCTCTTTTTTAAAATTAAAAGAAGACGTTGCTAAATGTTCGTTATTAAAAATAATATTATAATTTACGCTTGAACTATTAACCTGAGTAACTGTTAACTCTCCACGACCAGATTGACCTGACCAAGCTAGGTTTGCGCCAACACCTTGGGTTTTTGTACCTAAGGTGGTTTTATATGAAGGGTCGATTACTTCCCATGGAGACCAAGTGGGCCATAGCTT is a genomic window of Pseudoalteromonas sp. '520P1 No. 423' containing:
- a CDS encoding SRPBCC family protein; the protein is MKRLLKYAFIFLLSLIIIGLFLPTHYNIKKSININAAPQAIQYWVNDFKLWPTWSPWEVIDPSYKTTLGTKTQGVGANLAWSGQSGRGELTVTQVNSSSVNYNIIFNNEHLATSSFNFKKEKTSTQVTWQITGNNHAAIIAGYQVLLIKYIISPTLELGLKNIKSQTEMNSAIKSDSQNAT